A section of the Streptomyces xinghaiensis S187 genome encodes:
- a CDS encoding pyridoxal-phosphate-dependent aminotransferase family protein, which yields MPHPLLDLAPLSAEHFAAIERQVASVMGTDADVIVMQGEALLPLEGCIRSAARPGSTALNVITGPYGQTFGGWLRDSGATVVDIEVPYDTSVSAETVRRALQEHPETELVSLVHAEAATGNTNAVAPVGAVVREHGALLMLDAVASVAAEPLHTDAWGVDLCVIGAQKAMGGPAGVSAVSVSERAWERIHANPGAPRRSYLSLLDWKERWINPGRIALPHAPAQLEMLALEACVRRIEETGGLEASIARHRATAAALRAGVEALTDQSAEGLRPYVTDARDAAPVATTLRAPDALDARELVAAALAVAPSGAPAPPLAAGGGALGGEMIRVNHYGPDATPGTVVRVLSALAEALNAAGVRADLDAASTAAEAAWSGPEE from the coding sequence ATGCCCCACCCCCTCCTCGACCTCGCACCGCTCTCCGCCGAGCACTTCGCCGCCATCGAACGGCAGGTCGCCTCCGTGATGGGCACCGACGCCGACGTGATCGTCATGCAGGGGGAGGCACTGCTGCCGTTGGAGGGCTGTATCCGCAGCGCGGCCCGCCCCGGCTCCACCGCGCTCAACGTCATCACGGGCCCGTACGGGCAGACGTTCGGCGGCTGGCTGCGCGACAGCGGCGCCACAGTCGTCGACATCGAGGTTCCGTACGACACCTCCGTCTCCGCCGAGACCGTCCGGAGGGCCCTGCAAGAGCACCCGGAGACCGAACTCGTGTCCCTGGTGCACGCGGAGGCCGCGACCGGCAACACCAACGCCGTCGCACCGGTCGGCGCGGTGGTCCGCGAACACGGCGCGCTCCTGATGCTCGACGCGGTGGCCTCCGTCGCCGCCGAGCCGCTGCACACCGACGCCTGGGGTGTCGACCTGTGCGTGATCGGCGCGCAGAAGGCGATGGGCGGCCCGGCCGGGGTCTCGGCCGTGTCGGTGAGCGAGCGTGCCTGGGAACGGATCCACGCCAACCCGGGCGCGCCGCGCCGCTCGTACCTCTCCCTCCTGGACTGGAAGGAGCGCTGGATCAACCCCGGCCGCATCGCCCTGCCGCACGCACCGGCGCAGCTGGAGATGCTGGCCCTGGAGGCGTGCGTCCGGCGTATCGAGGAGACCGGCGGGCTGGAGGCGTCCATCGCCCGCCACCGCGCCACGGCCGCCGCTCTGCGCGCCGGTGTCGAGGCCCTGACCGACCAGAGCGCGGAGGGCCTGCGTCCGTACGTGACCGACGCCCGCGACGCCGCTCCGGTCGCCACGACCCTGCGGGCCCCGGATGCCCTCGATGCCCGCGAACTCGTCGCCGCCGCACTGGCCGTCGCCCCGTCCGGCGCCCCCGCCCCGCCGCTGGCCGCGGGCGGCGGCGCCCTGGGCGGCGAGATGATCCGGGTCAACCACTACGGCCCCGACGCCACCCCGGGCACTGTCGTCCGCGTCCTCTCAGCTCTGGCCGAGGCCCTGAACGCGGCAGGCGTCCGCGCCGACTTGGACGCCGCCTCCACGGCGGCAGAGGCGGCCTGGTCGGGCCCGGAGGAGTAG
- a CDS encoding HNH endonuclease signature motif containing protein produces MQATLLDHDETETTGPPGGPVTADEWAAHLASAVPGPQTAAMLGLLERGQLSTTGRIDALKAWERHTSWIQAQQVGLLADIEADALDARPDGRGWADYDWDFACEDVACALKLSGNTAAERLAVATALEGRFPTTVGLLERGEICYLQAKAVTEVTGTLDPEAAGRVEAMVVAKMPGQSVGQTRRALNRAVLRADPLGAEVRHRRRREDRTIWHRATEDGMATWTAFLPTPQAAQLDAAVDAHAATFGDDGRTLNQKRVDALYDLVVNRPAGDATPGGRSAAVVQVTVSMDTLIGVDEEPGQLKGYGPISAGQVREVAFAPGTIWRRLITHPKTGLLVKTDPTTYKPTAETQRHVTARDTTCTFPSCQMPAHRCDLDHIQPFNHQDPQAGGATEPDNLMPLCRRHHLLKHRTAWQVQRNPDTGEVTWTAPTGHAYTNPPQPLAHIT; encoded by the coding sequence ATGCAGGCCACGCTGCTCGACCACGACGAGACCGAAACAACCGGCCCGCCGGGAGGGCCGGTGACGGCGGATGAGTGGGCCGCGCATCTGGCGTCGGCTGTGCCGGGTCCGCAGACGGCGGCGATGCTTGGCCTGTTGGAGCGCGGGCAGCTTTCCACGACTGGGCGGATCGATGCTTTGAAGGCCTGGGAGCGGCACACCTCCTGGATTCAGGCGCAGCAGGTGGGTCTGCTGGCGGATATCGAGGCGGATGCTCTGGATGCGAGGCCGGATGGGAGGGGTTGGGCGGACTATGACTGGGACTTCGCCTGTGAGGATGTGGCCTGTGCGTTGAAGTTGTCGGGGAACACGGCCGCGGAACGTTTGGCGGTGGCCACCGCCCTGGAGGGCCGTTTCCCCACCACCGTGGGCCTGTTGGAGCGTGGGGAGATCTGTTATCTGCAGGCGAAGGCGGTGACGGAGGTCACCGGCACCCTGGACCCGGAGGCCGCCGGGCGGGTGGAGGCGATGGTGGTGGCGAAGATGCCGGGCCAGTCGGTGGGCCAGACTCGGCGGGCGTTGAACCGGGCGGTGCTGAGGGCGGATCCGCTGGGGGCGGAGGTGCGGCATCGCCGGCGGCGGGAGGACCGCACGATCTGGCACCGTGCGACCGAGGACGGTATGGCCACCTGGACCGCGTTCCTCCCCACCCCGCAAGCCGCGCAGTTGGATGCTGCCGTCGATGCGCACGCCGCCACGTTCGGCGATGACGGGCGCACGCTGAACCAGAAGCGGGTGGATGCTCTGTATGACCTGGTCGTCAACCGCCCCGCCGGAGACGCGACCCCCGGTGGCCGGTCGGCGGCGGTGGTCCAGGTGACGGTGTCGATGGACACGTTGATCGGGGTGGATGAGGAGCCCGGACAGCTCAAGGGCTACGGGCCGATCAGTGCTGGGCAGGTGCGGGAGGTGGCTTTCGCTCCGGGCACGATCTGGCGGCGTCTGATCACCCACCCGAAGACCGGGCTGCTGGTCAAGACCGATCCGACCACCTACAAGCCCACCGCCGAGACCCAACGCCACGTCACCGCCCGCGACACGACCTGCACCTTCCCCTCCTGCCAGATGCCCGCCCACCGCTGCGACCTGGACCACATCCAGCCCTTCAACCACCAGGACCCGCAAGCGGGTGGGGCGACGGAGCCGGACAATCTGATGCCGCTGTGCCGACGCCACCACCTGTTGAAACACCGCACCGCATGGCAGGTGCAGCGCAACCCCGACACCGGCGAAGTCACCTGGACCGCACCGACGGGCCACGCCTACACCAACCCACCCCAGCCTCTCGCCCACATCACGTAG